Proteins co-encoded in one Taeniopygia guttata chromosome 4, bTaeGut7.mat, whole genome shotgun sequence genomic window:
- the GIMD1 gene encoding GTPase IMAP family member GIMD1 has product MADSNEMTINLVVLGKTQTGKSAAGNSLLGSADFESRLCPSSVTMCCSLGRSGRILGLMRRNGRESALRIRVLDTPSYPHSALSKEQVRATVRAALAQHFGDEGLHLALLVLRADLPLCPDESDDTVQLIQELLGPTWKDFTAILLTHADKAEEAGYSEETYLHSASSTLLSLLSSVQDKYIFLDNHNSIIKEERNIVLRKLLNFIQRNNYQVLKHRKE; this is encoded by the exons ATGGCAGACAGCAATGAGATGACCATCAACCTTGTTGTCCTTGGAAAAACTCAGACTGGCAAAAGtgctgctgggaacagcctgcTGGGCAGTGCAGACTTCGAGAGCCgcctctgccccagctctgtgactatgtgctgcagcctgggacGCAGCGGCCGCATTTTGGGGCTCATGCGGAGAAATGGCCGCGAGTCAGCTCTCCGCATTCGGGTACTGGACACCCCCAGCTACCCCCACAGTGCTCTGAGCAAAGAGCAAGTGAGAGCCACggtgagagcagccctggctcagCACTTTGGGGACGAAGGCCTACACTTGGCCCTCTTGGTCCTGAGGGCTGACCTGCCTCTGTGTCCAGATGAAAGCGATGACACAGTTCAGCTCATCCAg GAACTTCTGGGTCCCACATGGAAGGATTTCACTGCAATCCTACTTACTCATGCAGACAAGGCAGAAGAGGCTGGATACAGTGAGGAAACATATTTGCACAGCGCGTCAAGTACCCTGTTGTCACTTTTGAGCTCAGTACAGGATAAATACATCTTCTTAGACAACCACAACAGCAtaattaaagaagaaagaaatattgtCCTAAGAAAGCTCTTGAATTTTATACAGAGAAATAATTATCAAGTACTTAAGCACAGGAAGGAATAA